In one Caballeronia sp. M1242 genomic region, the following are encoded:
- a CDS encoding VOC family protein: protein MNTPHDAMPPFHLAFPVHSLSDARAFYGELLGCPEGRSSEDWVDFNFYGHQIVAHLAPDEVGHRSTSAVDGDAVPVRHFGVVLSIPQWEALAEKLKAAGTRFIIEPHIRFKGEVGEQATMFFLDPSGNAVEVKAFANMASLFAK from the coding sequence ATGAACACCCCGCACGACGCCATGCCGCCGTTTCATCTTGCGTTTCCCGTTCACAGTCTTTCGGATGCGCGCGCGTTCTATGGCGAACTGCTCGGCTGTCCCGAGGGACGCAGTTCGGAAGACTGGGTGGATTTCAATTTCTACGGGCACCAGATCGTCGCGCACCTTGCGCCGGACGAAGTCGGTCATCGCTCGACGAGCGCGGTCGATGGCGACGCCGTGCCCGTGCGCCATTTCGGCGTGGTGCTGTCGATCCCGCAGTGGGAAGCGCTCGCAGAGAAACTGAAGGCGGCGGGGACGCGCTTCATCATCGAGCCGCATATTCGCTTCAAGGGCGAAGTCGGCGAGCAGGCGACGATGTTCTTCCTCGACCCGTCGGGCAATGCGGTGGAAGTGAAGGCTTTCGCCAACATGGCATCGCTATTCGCGAAGTGA
- the phnN gene encoding phosphonate metabolism protein/1,5-bisphosphokinase (PRPP-forming) PhnN, with the protein MSKMESARLIYVMGPSGAGKDSLLAFARERVGARVMFAHRYITRAMTDGENHIALTPDEFASRLSHGLFAMHWESLGLRYGIGIELDAWLARGISVVVNGSRQHAPEALVRYPDACFVHIDAAPAVLAARLARRGREDARQIEARLARRPAFELPRHARVVHIDNSGLLAEAGSQFLSIVGHAGT; encoded by the coding sequence ATGAGCAAGATGGAAAGCGCAAGGCTGATCTATGTCATGGGCCCTTCCGGGGCGGGCAAAGACTCACTGTTGGCGTTCGCGCGTGAACGCGTCGGCGCACGCGTGATGTTCGCGCATCGGTACATCACGCGTGCCATGACTGACGGCGAGAACCATATCGCGCTCACGCCCGACGAATTCGCCTCGCGCCTTTCTCACGGCCTCTTCGCGATGCATTGGGAAAGCCTCGGTCTGCGCTATGGCATCGGCATCGAACTGGATGCGTGGCTCGCGCGCGGCATCTCCGTCGTCGTCAACGGTTCGCGGCAGCACGCGCCAGAGGCGCTCGTGCGTTACCCCGACGCATGCTTCGTGCACATCGATGCCGCGCCTGCCGTGCTGGCCGCACGGCTTGCCAGGCGGGGACGCGAAGACGCGCGACAGATCGAGGCGCGGCTCGCACGCAGGCCCGCGTTTGAACTCCCGCGTCATGCGCGCGTGGTCCACATCGATAATTCCGGCTTGCTTGCAGAAGCCGGCAGCCAGTTCTTGAGCATCGTCGGTCACGCCGGGACATAG
- a CDS encoding MFS transporter, with protein MPQHKQTVRPLVIAAVMASMAMVAIEATIVSTAMPQIATQLGGLNLYSWVFSSFLLTQTALTVVFGKLADLYGRKPAILAGIAIFLVGSILAGFAWSMPAMIVFRLIQGVGAGAILPVALTVVGDLYPARERGKVQGYLASVWAVSAVLGPMVGGLLIRHLSWSWIFWINLPIGALAALLFVLFLHEEKRHERPAIDLAGAFLFTAAVASLMMALTDVSTASSARVGVEVAICIVASVLFVMQEKRAADPMISFGLWAHRPIAAGNAATLLAGMALMGLTTFLPMYVQGVVHRSPVEAGLTLTMMMIGWPSGATFTSRTFSRIGLRRLLIGGTVFIPLGAIPFVLLTPQSSPVWAGVGSAVMGFGMGILSVSCLILIQEIVKLSERGSATASNLFARNLGNTLGAAVFGAVQNYGLGHASGVPAVSADQLKRLLSAVPGNFASNAEIRFALHHALHLTFTSMFVIALGAVISMLFMPAVDIGRARPTVQTLGANDAPERVGIDA; from the coding sequence ATGCCCCAACACAAGCAGACCGTCCGTCCCCTCGTCATTGCCGCAGTGATGGCCTCGATGGCCATGGTGGCGATCGAAGCCACCATCGTTTCGACTGCCATGCCGCAGATCGCCACGCAGCTCGGCGGCCTCAATCTGTATAGCTGGGTCTTCTCGTCGTTCCTGCTGACGCAGACCGCGCTTACCGTCGTATTCGGCAAGCTCGCGGATCTTTACGGCCGCAAGCCCGCGATACTCGCCGGCATTGCCATCTTTCTCGTCGGGTCGATACTCGCGGGCTTCGCGTGGTCGATGCCCGCCATGATCGTCTTCCGCCTGATACAAGGCGTCGGCGCCGGGGCCATTCTGCCGGTTGCGCTGACGGTGGTCGGCGACCTTTACCCGGCACGGGAACGCGGTAAGGTGCAGGGCTACCTCGCCAGCGTATGGGCCGTGTCTGCCGTGCTCGGGCCGATGGTCGGCGGCTTGCTCATCCGGCATCTTTCGTGGAGCTGGATTTTCTGGATCAACCTGCCGATCGGCGCGCTCGCCGCGCTGCTATTCGTGCTCTTTCTGCACGAGGAGAAGCGCCACGAACGTCCGGCAATCGACCTTGCAGGCGCGTTCCTCTTCACGGCCGCCGTCGCTTCGCTGATGATGGCGCTCACCGATGTCAGCACCGCAAGCAGCGCGCGCGTCGGCGTGGAAGTCGCGATATGCATCGTGGCGAGCGTGCTCTTCGTCATGCAGGAAAAGCGCGCCGCCGATCCGATGATCTCGTTCGGCTTATGGGCGCATCGCCCGATCGCGGCGGGCAACGCCGCGACGCTGCTCGCGGGCATGGCGTTGATGGGCCTGACCACGTTCCTGCCGATGTACGTGCAGGGCGTCGTGCATCGCTCGCCGGTCGAAGCGGGCCTCACGCTCACGATGATGATGATCGGCTGGCCCAGCGGCGCCACCTTCACGTCACGCACCTTCAGCCGGATCGGGTTGCGCCGCTTACTGATCGGTGGGACCGTGTTCATTCCGCTCGGCGCGATTCCGTTCGTGCTTCTCACGCCGCAGTCGAGTCCGGTGTGGGCCGGCGTCGGCTCCGCGGTGATGGGCTTCGGCATGGGCATACTGAGCGTGTCGTGCCTGATCCTGATCCAAGAAATCGTCAAGCTGTCCGAGCGCGGGAGCGCTACTGCATCGAACCTCTTTGCCCGCAATCTCGGGAACACGCTCGGCGCGGCGGTGTTCGGCGCCGTGCAGAACTATGGACTGGGTCATGCGAGCGGCGTGCCGGCCGTTAGCGCGGATCAGTTGAAGCGCCTGTTATCGGCCGTGCCGGGCAACTTCGCAAGCAACGCGGAGATTCGCTTCGCGTTGCACCATGCGCTGCATCTGACCTTCACATCGATGTTCGTGATCGCGCTGGGCGCGGTCATTTCGATGCTGTTCATGCCCGCGGTAGACATCGGTCGGGCGCGTCCGACGGTGCAGACGCTCGGCGCGAACGATGCACCGGAACGCGTCGGCATCGACGCCTGA
- a CDS encoding LysR family transcriptional regulator, whose amino-acid sequence MLRELRTFMAVARHGTFAGAGAHIGLTQSAVSAQMQRLEAHLGFALFDRTGRSATLNAAGRRTLELADELIALYARLAEPGGEEGRGGTLSVGAIASAHAVLLPDAIASFRRDMPAWRIRLVPGVSLNLLAQVDAAEADMAVIIRPPFSLPAELRWRTLIAEPFVLLAPAAKKRATWRELIESEPFIRYDRRSFGGRQVDVFLRKKRIAVREAIEADELHGIAQLVARGMGVALLPKSAGIGAWPRGTVAHDLGDDTFHREIGLVERARRADHDAAARFAECIAEAAAHGTGLDRAKAVERPARKKRR is encoded by the coding sequence ATGCTGCGCGAATTGAGGACTTTCATGGCGGTCGCCCGCCACGGCACCTTTGCCGGTGCAGGGGCGCATATCGGCTTGACGCAATCGGCGGTGAGCGCGCAAATGCAGCGGCTCGAAGCGCATCTCGGCTTTGCGCTTTTCGATCGCACCGGCCGCTCAGCGACGCTGAACGCAGCAGGGCGCCGCACGCTCGAACTCGCCGATGAACTCATCGCGCTCTATGCGCGTCTTGCCGAACCCGGCGGCGAGGAAGGGCGGGGCGGCACGCTTTCGGTAGGCGCAATCGCATCGGCGCATGCTGTCTTGTTGCCCGATGCCATCGCTTCGTTCCGGCGCGACATGCCGGCATGGCGGATACGTCTCGTGCCGGGCGTGTCGCTCAATCTGCTCGCACAGGTGGATGCCGCCGAAGCCGACATGGCCGTCATCATTCGCCCGCCGTTTTCGTTGCCTGCGGAACTGCGCTGGCGCACGCTTATCGCGGAGCCGTTCGTATTGCTCGCGCCGGCCGCAAAGAAGCGCGCGACATGGCGTGAGCTGATAGAAAGCGAGCCGTTCATTCGATACGACCGGCGCTCGTTTGGGGGCCGGCAAGTCGACGTCTTCCTGCGCAAGAAGCGCATTGCCGTGCGAGAGGCCATCGAGGCCGATGAACTGCATGGCATCGCGCAACTCGTCGCGCGCGGCATGGGTGTCGCGTTACTGCCGAAGTCGGCGGGCATCGGTGCGTGGCCGCGAGGCACCGTCGCGCACGATCTCGGCGACGATACGTTTCACCGCGAGATCGGTCTCGTCGAGCGGGCGCGGCGCGCCGATCACGACGCAGCGGCGCGGTTTGCCGAATGCATCGCCGAGGCAGCCGCGCACGGCACGGGTTTAGATCGAGCCAAGGCGGTTGAACGACCCGCGCGGAAGAAGCGCAGATAG
- a CDS encoding MBL fold metallo-hydrolase yields the protein MAALAGMPAPTRIAPGVYAFIGTGDAVAPENHGIVANNGFIVGKSGVTVIDTGPSYRYGRAMIEAIRKVTPLPVTLVIITHQAPEFVFGAAAFRDRNVPILAHVRAAQLIHDRCSICLANLRKTLGEDEMAGSRVTVPDRTIDGTTEIENGGRKLQLLHFGPASTPGDLAVLDTETGVLFAGSLVSNGRIPELRNEQIPGWLAALENLRALDLNTVVPAFGPPLRGDAILQTGLYLRELDASVKQAYKSGMSLTQAMHAVQLPTFSGYKLYTTAQPQNVQRIYLQLEKQ from the coding sequence ATGGCCGCGCTCGCCGGCATGCCTGCGCCAACGCGCATTGCGCCGGGCGTGTACGCGTTCATCGGAACGGGGGACGCGGTGGCGCCGGAGAATCATGGCATCGTCGCGAATAACGGCTTTATCGTCGGGAAGAGCGGCGTGACGGTGATCGACACGGGGCCGTCCTATCGCTATGGCCGCGCGATGATCGAAGCCATCCGCAAGGTGACGCCTTTGCCGGTGACGCTCGTCATCATCACGCATCAAGCGCCGGAATTCGTCTTCGGCGCCGCTGCCTTTCGCGACCGGAACGTGCCGATACTCGCGCATGTTCGCGCGGCGCAACTTATCCATGATCGCTGCTCCATCTGTCTTGCGAATCTGCGCAAGACACTCGGCGAAGATGAGATGGCGGGCTCGCGCGTGACCGTGCCTGACCGCACCATCGACGGGACCACTGAGATAGAGAACGGCGGACGCAAACTGCAATTGCTGCATTTCGGCCCCGCGAGCACACCCGGCGATCTGGCCGTGCTCGATACCGAAACCGGTGTCCTCTTCGCGGGCAGTCTGGTATCGAATGGCCGAATTCCCGAGCTGCGCAACGAGCAGATACCGGGCTGGCTCGCTGCGCTCGAAAACCTGCGTGCGCTCGATCTGAACACCGTCGTGCCCGCGTTCGGTCCGCCTTTGCGCGGCGACGCGATCTTGCAGACCGGCTTGTATTTGCGCGAGCTCGATGCATCCGTGAAGCAAGCCTATAAGAGCGGCATGAGTCTCACGCAGGCAATGCACGCAGTGCAGTTGCCCACGTTCAGCGGCTATAAGCTGTACACCACCGCGCAGCCGCAGAACGTGCAACGCATCTATCTTCAGTTGGAAAAGCAGTAG
- a CDS encoding alkaline phosphatase, with protein sequence MDRRRFMSLSMFYTVAAASGTLAACHHSSDDEGGSSAGGGTTPPPSGVYAFAQGVASGDPRDTSVVFWTRCVANASNASQTAIALTLQVSTRPDFSQLAASVPLSANPDYDFTVRAKVTGLSAKTTYYYRFIAGSDISATGTTRTAAAATESLPQLRFAWFVCQNWSVNHWQALTLLAAETDLDFVVHLGDYIYETVGSPKEKNAAEPVHPQITLPDGVAMSDGGVYANTLADYRTLYRTYRGDARLQTVHARFPVVAIWDDHEFSDDCWQDHQTYTNANVQQTARRRNANQAWAEYLPVDWGDVSFDLNNASYDNIRIYRDFHFGSLIHLVMTDERLYRDDHVVSEAAVAQKLGHDPVNGNDLVGSRYAVPQQVLAQFEAADTQRLGRIPSMLGPVQTQWWKDTLKASTSIWKVWGNEVMMNRLWLDLRSIAPAPDNLVFVMDCDAWDGYPSHKADLTSFVKAQGITNLIAITGDLHAFQAGIVRDVPDPATGTPVLVDLMAAGVSSRPFFQDATNYVAGMPLASLITSSSALDAFIRQNNPDMLYADHDAIGYASATVTPTQFVAIYNKVKGLNADGTAPQNPLQKRTRLTINAGAVAIAVEDNV encoded by the coding sequence ATGGATCGTCGCCGCTTTATGTCGTTGTCCATGTTCTATACCGTTGCGGCGGCGTCCGGCACGCTCGCGGCCTGTCATCATTCGAGCGATGACGAGGGCGGCAGCAGCGCGGGCGGCGGCACCACGCCACCGCCTTCGGGCGTGTACGCGTTCGCGCAGGGCGTCGCGAGCGGCGACCCGCGCGATACGTCCGTCGTGTTCTGGACACGCTGCGTCGCCAATGCGAGCAACGCCTCACAAACGGCAATCGCCCTGACGCTGCAAGTTTCCACGCGTCCCGATTTCTCGCAACTCGCGGCGAGCGTGCCCCTCAGCGCGAATCCCGACTACGACTTCACGGTGCGAGCCAAGGTCACGGGTCTCAGCGCGAAGACGACCTACTATTACCGCTTCATTGCCGGCAGTGACATCAGCGCGACCGGCACGACACGCACCGCAGCGGCGGCCACCGAATCGCTTCCCCAACTGCGCTTCGCGTGGTTCGTCTGCCAGAACTGGAGCGTGAACCACTGGCAGGCGCTCACGCTGCTCGCCGCGGAAACCGACCTCGATTTCGTCGTGCATCTGGGCGACTATATTTACGAGACCGTCGGTAGTCCGAAGGAAAAGAATGCCGCCGAGCCGGTGCATCCACAGATCACCTTGCCCGATGGCGTCGCGATGTCAGACGGCGGCGTCTATGCGAACACGCTCGCCGATTACCGCACGCTGTATCGCACGTATCGCGGCGACGCGCGCTTGCAGACCGTTCATGCGCGCTTTCCCGTGGTCGCCATCTGGGACGATCACGAGTTCTCGGACGATTGCTGGCAAGACCACCAGACGTACACCAATGCGAACGTGCAGCAGACAGCGCGGCGCCGCAATGCGAATCAGGCGTGGGCGGAATATTTGCCGGTGGATTGGGGCGACGTGTCGTTCGACCTCAACAACGCCAGCTACGACAACATTCGCATTTACCGGGACTTTCACTTCGGCTCGCTGATTCACCTCGTCATGACCGACGAGCGGCTTTATCGCGACGATCATGTGGTCAGCGAAGCGGCTGTTGCGCAGAAGCTGGGACATGACCCGGTGAACGGCAACGATCTTGTCGGCTCGCGGTACGCGGTGCCGCAACAGGTGCTCGCGCAGTTCGAGGCGGCGGATACGCAGCGTCTTGGGCGCATTCCGTCCATGCTCGGCCCGGTGCAGACGCAATGGTGGAAGGACACGCTGAAAGCCTCGACCTCGATCTGGAAGGTATGGGGCAACGAGGTGATGATGAATCGCTTGTGGCTCGACCTGCGTTCGATCGCCCCTGCGCCCGACAACCTCGTGTTCGTGATGGACTGCGACGCATGGGACGGGTATCCATCGCATAAGGCCGATCTCACATCGTTCGTGAAGGCACAAGGCATCACGAATCTCATCGCCATCACGGGCGATCTCCACGCGTTCCAGGCCGGCATCGTGCGCGACGTGCCCGATCCGGCGACAGGCACGCCTGTGCTCGTCGATCTCATGGCGGCGGGCGTCAGCAGCCGCCCGTTCTTTCAGGATGCGACGAACTATGTCGCAGGGATGCCGCTGGCATCGCTCATCACTTCATCGTCGGCACTGGATGCGTTCATCAGGCAGAATAATCCGGACATGCTGTACGCGGACCACGACGCAATCGGCTATGCATCGGCGACAGTCACGCCCACGCAGTTCGTCGCGATCTACAACAAGGTGAAGGGGCTGAACGCGGACGGCACCGCGCCGCAGAACCCCTTGCAAAAGCGCACGCGTTTGACGATCAATGCGGGCGCCGTGGCGATAGCGGTGGAAGACAACGTCTGA
- a CDS encoding MFS transporter — MSRSPNVNVQTFINEHRFSPFQWLIFGMCFVIVLLDGFDTAAIGFIAPSLVTEWHISRPALAPVLSAALFGLAAGALLSGPLSDRLGRRAMLLSSVIIFGVACFASAYSASLEHLTTLRFITGLGLGAAMPNAVTMMSEFCPDNRRATLINLMFCGFPLGAAFGGFLAAWMIPQFGWRSVLFLGGVAPLALAVLLLITLPESVRYMVAKSKPVEKIRATLARISDDARNAGSFFMTEAAPAVQGQSGMSVVLSRSYVIGSIMLWLAYFMGLVIFYASINWMPILLKESGLSPQRATLISALFPLGGVGAVLLGVLMDKFNANRVIAACYALTAVSVYCIGQAVGNVGLLVLVVFLAGVLMNTAQSSMPALAAAFYPTQGRGTGVAWMLGIGRFGGIAGSFLVAELTRLHFSFGGIFAVIAVAGLVSAVALLIKQAAHPQRAVNADLKATGPVGH; from the coding sequence GTGAGCAGAAGTCCAAACGTGAACGTGCAGACGTTCATCAACGAGCACCGGTTTTCGCCGTTTCAGTGGCTCATCTTCGGCATGTGCTTCGTCATCGTGCTGCTCGACGGTTTCGATACGGCCGCGATCGGCTTCATCGCGCCGTCGCTGGTGACCGAGTGGCACATCAGCCGGCCGGCGCTCGCGCCCGTGTTGAGCGCGGCGCTCTTCGGCCTCGCTGCGGGCGCGTTGCTGTCGGGGCCCTTGTCCGACCGCCTCGGCCGCCGCGCGATGCTGTTGTCGTCGGTGATCATCTTCGGCGTCGCCTGCTTTGCATCGGCGTATTCCGCGAGCCTCGAGCATTTGACGACGCTGCGCTTCATTACCGGCCTCGGCCTCGGCGCGGCCATGCCGAACGCCGTCACGATGATGAGCGAGTTCTGTCCCGACAACCGTCGCGCCACGCTCATCAACCTGATGTTCTGCGGCTTTCCGCTGGGCGCTGCATTCGGCGGCTTCCTCGCGGCGTGGATGATCCCGCAGTTCGGCTGGCGCAGCGTGCTGTTCCTCGGCGGCGTCGCGCCGCTCGCGCTTGCCGTGCTGCTCCTCATCACGTTGCCGGAATCGGTGCGCTACATGGTGGCGAAGTCCAAGCCCGTCGAGAAGATTCGCGCGACGCTTGCCCGCATTTCGGACGATGCTCGCAATGCCGGCTCGTTCTTCATGACCGAAGCCGCACCTGCCGTGCAGGGTCAGAGCGGCATGAGCGTGGTGTTGTCGCGTTCTTATGTGATCGGCTCCATCATGCTGTGGCTCGCGTACTTCATGGGCCTCGTGATCTTCTATGCATCGATCAACTGGATGCCGATTCTGCTCAAGGAATCCGGCTTGAGCCCGCAACGCGCGACGCTGATTTCCGCGCTGTTTCCGCTCGGCGGCGTCGGCGCGGTGCTGCTCGGCGTGCTGATGGACAAGTTCAACGCGAACCGCGTGATTGCAGCATGCTATGCATTGACGGCGGTGAGCGTCTACTGCATCGGACAGGCTGTGGGCAACGTCGGCTTGCTCGTGCTGGTAGTGTTCCTTGCGGGCGTCTTGATGAACACCGCCCAATCGTCGATGCCCGCGCTCGCCGCCGCGTTCTATCCGACGCAGGGGCGCGGCACGGGTGTCGCGTGGATGCTCGGCATCGGGCGCTTCGGCGGCATTGCCGGATCATTCCTCGTTGCCGAACTCACGCGCCTGCATTTCAGCTTCGGTGGCATCTTCGCGGTGATCGCAGTCGCGGGGCTCGTCTCTGCGGTTGCGCTCCTCATCAAACAGGCCGCTCATCCGCAGCGCGCGGTGAATGCCGATCTCAAGGCTACGGGGCCAGTGGGCCACTGA
- a CDS encoding EthD family reductase — MAKLVALYKTPSDKQAFDAHYTSTHVPLAKKLPGLTRYELSTGPVTVAQGESPYHLVAVLEFDSLDAIRSALESPEGRATAGDLSNFAQAGVELLMFDTKDA, encoded by the coding sequence ATGGCCAAGCTGGTCGCGCTGTATAAAACGCCGTCGGACAAACAGGCATTCGATGCCCATTACACATCAACGCATGTTCCGCTCGCCAAAAAGCTACCGGGCCTCACGCGTTATGAGTTGAGCACGGGACCAGTCACGGTGGCGCAAGGCGAATCGCCGTATCACCTCGTCGCCGTGCTCGAATTCGATTCGCTCGATGCGATCCGGTCCGCGCTCGAATCGCCGGAAGGCCGGGCAACCGCCGGCGATTTGTCCAACTTTGCTCAGGCGGGCGTCGAGTTGCTGATGTTCGATACCAAGGACGCCTAA
- a CDS encoding FUSC family protein has protein sequence MNARYLLAMTAWFERVDPGTHRRIKGLRLVTAYGLAAAIGALHDVTRDVPASVSVGSLAATFALWASVSEARATRRESSRDLAVLCLAAACGAFTVAWLGPWFDEHGRSGAEFILVSGAFFAGYLKRFGVTGAGIGSQFYIGQVAAYVMKLAPMDTWAIVVALLIAMLAAIVPRLLSGPAEHPVVPPALASQPVYGRQAVSPAFAMGLQAASGALVVALLDAAFALAESAWAITACVYVVATSAVGTADRVRRRIYGTLVGVPIGIICLPLAEHAPLLVWPMAAIAMIVYAMALPDRYDIACGAFAFALVVTLAASGVHSVPLLAARAWETLLGGAIGLLCARLVFPLRTVPQRDA, from the coding sequence ATGAACGCTCGCTACCTGTTGGCAATGACCGCATGGTTCGAACGCGTGGACCCCGGCACGCATCGGCGCATCAAGGGCTTGCGGCTCGTGACGGCGTATGGCCTTGCGGCGGCCATCGGCGCACTGCACGATGTGACGCGCGACGTGCCCGCAAGCGTGTCGGTCGGCTCGCTCGCCGCGACGTTCGCGCTATGGGCGAGCGTGTCCGAGGCGCGCGCGACGCGGCGTGAATCGAGCCGGGACCTCGCGGTGCTGTGCCTCGCGGCGGCGTGCGGCGCGTTCACCGTTGCATGGCTTGGACCGTGGTTCGACGAACACGGCCGCAGCGGTGCCGAGTTCATCCTCGTCTCCGGGGCCTTTTTTGCGGGCTATTTAAAGCGTTTCGGCGTAACGGGCGCTGGCATCGGATCGCAGTTCTATATCGGCCAGGTGGCCGCCTACGTGATGAAGCTCGCGCCGATGGATACGTGGGCAATCGTGGTCGCCCTGCTGATCGCCATGCTCGCGGCCATCGTGCCGCGTCTCTTGAGCGGACCAGCGGAACATCCTGTGGTGCCGCCTGCGCTCGCATCGCAGCCGGTCTATGGCAGACAGGCGGTGTCGCCCGCTTTTGCCATGGGTCTGCAAGCAGCGAGCGGCGCGCTCGTCGTCGCGCTGCTCGATGCGGCGTTCGCGCTCGCCGAATCGGCGTGGGCCATCACGGCATGCGTCTATGTCGTCGCGACGTCCGCGGTGGGAACGGCGGACCGTGTGCGAAGGCGTATCTATGGCACGCTGGTGGGCGTCCCCATCGGAATCATTTGCTTGCCGCTTGCTGAGCATGCGCCGCTTCTCGTCTGGCCGATGGCTGCCATTGCGATGATCGTCTACGCGATGGCGCTGCCGGACCGCTACGACATCGCGTGCGGAGCCTTCGCCTTTGCGCTCGTCGTGACGCTGGCCGCGAGCGGCGTTCATTCGGTGCCGCTACTCGCCGCGCGCGCATGGGAGACGCTTCTCGGCGGCGCCATCGGATTGCTTTGCGCAAGGCTCGTCTTTCCTCTGCGGACCGTTCCGCAGCGCGATGCTTGA
- a CDS encoding Pr6Pr family membrane protein, translating into MSKSQENSRRHEPDLPLHTPSTASLALAAAIAMVAWLAIAAQTDLTIARSLDRGLTVMDGIARMSSYLTNLTVLLTAICFTCVATRAQAPLARFFRQPTVVTAVVVYMVFVGIAYNTLLRFLWTPSGYRAFVNESLHTVVPALSALYWLLFVPRFHLSWRRCALWLVYPLGYLFVTLWRGSESEFYPYWFIDVSELGYERVFLNAAMLVVVFLVLMSVFLVINHRRDDLRVPDPEVDSDDVSDSGAPH; encoded by the coding sequence ATGTCCAAGTCCCAAGAGAACTCGCGGCGGCACGAGCCCGACTTGCCGCTTCATACCCCCAGCACTGCCTCGCTCGCTCTGGCTGCGGCTATCGCAATGGTCGCGTGGCTTGCCATCGCGGCGCAAACGGACCTGACCATCGCACGCTCGCTCGATCGCGGCCTGACCGTCATGGACGGTATCGCGCGGATGAGCAGCTACCTCACGAATCTGACGGTATTGCTCACGGCCATCTGCTTCACGTGTGTCGCCACGCGCGCTCAGGCGCCGCTTGCGCGCTTCTTTCGTCAGCCGACGGTCGTGACGGCAGTCGTCGTGTATATGGTCTTCGTCGGCATCGCGTATAACACACTGCTGCGCTTCTTATGGACGCCATCGGGCTATCGCGCGTTCGTCAATGAATCGCTGCACACGGTGGTGCCCGCGCTTTCCGCGTTGTACTGGCTCTTGTTCGTGCCGCGCTTTCATCTTTCCTGGCGGCGATGCGCGCTCTGGCTCGTCTATCCGCTGGGCTATCTCTTCGTGACGCTATGGCGCGGAAGCGAGTCGGAGTTTTACCCGTACTGGTTCATCGACGTGTCCGAGTTGGGTTACGAGCGCGTGTTTCTCAACGCCGCGATGCTAGTCGTGGTCTTTCTCGTGCTGATGAGCGTCTTTCTCGTTATCAATCACCGGCGCGACGATCTGCGCGTGCCCGATCCGGAAGTCGACTCCGACGACGTATCGGACTCGGGCGCGCCGCATTGA